In Acomys russatus chromosome 28, mAcoRus1.1, whole genome shotgun sequence, the genomic window ATTAGCAATAAGGCAACACGGAGCACAGtggttatatttttattgtgaagACATTGGTTCATGTAATTGGGAAAATGTTTATTGCCCAAACTGTAGTTTTTATctgtataaaatttaaagattaagaaGCTGTTATGAAAGATCAGATAAATGCTATATCAAAAGACCTAAAAAGGTAATAATTATATAAGGCATTCAATGACTAGATAGGTTGGTAAATTgttaacaaaaatgaaatagagGGTGGGAAGTACCAATGTTCATATGACTGGGTCATTGgaatttatgtttaatttatgAGTTATCTTCAATGTGTCCATCATTCACAGCCCACATCATTTCATGAACTTTGTGAAAGCTACCATCTTCCTTGCCATGTTCACAAAGGCTTGCTTGACTTGCTGATTCCTCAGGCTATAAATGAAGGGGTTTAGCATGGGGGCTACTGAGGTATTTAGCACAGCAACTCCCTTGGTCAAAGATGCTCTATCTGCTGCTGAGGGtttaatgtacataaaaatgCAGCTGCCATAAGAGATGGAGATGACAATCATGTGGGAAGAGCACGTGGAAAAGGCCTTTGTCCTCTGGCTAGCAGAAGGAATCTTCACAACTGTTCTGATGATACACATGTAGGACAGAAATATTAACGCCAAAGTGAACATCAGAGTAAAGACAGCACAGGAAAACCCCATGCTCTCCAGGAACTTTGTATCTGAACAGGAAAGCTGAAGCAGGGGAAAGTAATCACAGGTAAAGTGATCGATGATATTGGACCCACAATAATCAAGCCGTAGGAGCAACATGAGTGCAGGGAAGATGATTAGGAAAGAAACCAGCCAGCAAGCAAAGACAACCATTGTGCAGACCCTCTGGCTCATGATGGTCAGGTAATGCAGGGGCTTGCAGATGGCAATGTAACGATCATAGGACATGGCAGCTAGGAGGTAAAATTCAGTGACTCccaaaaggatgaaaaaaaataactgagcTATGCAGTTGTTGAAGGAAATGGTTTTATCCCCTGAGATTATGGTGCCCAAGAACTTGGgtatacagacagttgtgaaggATACTTCTAAGACAGAGAAATTCCtgaggaagaaatacatggggGTCTGGAGGTGAGAATCCATCAAGGTGAGAGTGATGATGGTCAGGTTGCCTGTGATGCTGAGAGTGTAGGTGATGAAGAGAAAGACGAAGATCACAACCTGGAGCTTAGGGTCGTCTGACAGTCCCAGAAGAACAAACTCTGTGGTTTCTGTGTGGTTTCTCATTCAGAACCCACTTAAAAAAACTTTAGCCAGACATATCAACAAAAATTTCCTCAGATTACCAACTTGAACTGTAGAATAATAAATCTTTCAGCGTGGAGCTAGAATTTTACAAAAgtatgctttctctgcatccaggTGTGTTAGAAACCACACAAAAATGGCAATGGCCCATTAATTGCTTCCATTTTGTAGGAAAAACACCTTTGTTGAAATCGTATTTTTTAAACCAACTTAATTGGTAAAAATAATATGAGATGGCAATCATTTCAGCTCATGTATAGTGAATATTGTGGAAAATTCTGGAGCATCTGTAGAGAGAAAAGAACTGGTTTAGGGATTGTAAATTAGTACAGTCAGTTtggagaataataataataataacggaGATAATATGATCCAATGATCTCATCACCCccaagaaaaagaatatattcaaGTAGAAAGGAGATAGCACCATTTCCATGTTTATTATGGCACTTTTCTAATAACATTAGTATGGAATCAATGTTGTGGCACATCAGcagataatatattataaaaatattttctcagccAGAGAAAAGACTGAAATCCTAGAATTTGCAGCAAAATATATGTAACTGGAGAACATTATGCTGagcaaaaataagacaaacacagaaagacaagtaccATATATTTCTCTCATATTTGAAAAGTTTGAAGTGCTCACCCATAGAAGTAATTACTAGAAAATTTGAAGGGTACAGGTTTGGCGGGAGTGTGAGGGAAGGATGATGTTTGGACATGATGAATGCTTGCTGTAATTATGCAGAAGCTTCTTGTAATTACTCTAACTGTAGAATAAacatggattaaaaataaaaagtgaacaaagcaaaataagGAAATCAAGTTGATAGGTGTCACACAGCCTGGAGACGCAGGAGAAGGACAAGTAGGTAGGCTCCTCAGATAAACTACCTTTCATCTTTTAAAGATGCCTCCAAAATATTATCACAAACAGCATCACCTTTGTATCACTATTCCAGCAtcttttcaaattttcctttatttaaatatgtaattgtATTAAGAATTacaaaagagaatgagaaagctATTTTAATTATTAGGAGGGATTGTTTTGTCCTTAGCTGCCTATCAATGTTTAAAACATCACTTTAAGATTCCTGTATAGACCTTTCCAGATGCTAGATGTGCCTAAGCTTATTTACCCTTTCATAGAGTACATCTGAACTCTCGTTTTGCCCTCtcctaacccccaccccctcccttctcccctgagccactcctccttcatttctcttcagaaaagagaatgCCTCTCTGTGATACCAACTTAACAGGACATATCAAAATACAATAAGACTAAGCATATACCCTCATGTTAAAGCTGAACAAAGTAACCCAGTAGGAGGCAAAAAGTCCTACAAGCAGGCGAAAGGAttagagacacccccccccacttctgTTGTTAGGAGTCCCAACACAAACCCCAACCTAATGAACCATAGCCTGTATGCAGAGGGCCTGGACCAGATCCATGCAGACTCCATGGATACCACCTCAGCATCTGTGATcctctgtgagccctgcttagttgagtCTACGGGCCATGGTCTCCTGATCTCTCTGACCCCTCTAGCTCCTACACCTCTTCTTATTTAAAAGGGTTCCCTGAGTTCTGCCCAGTGTTtcgctgtgggtctctgtatccactcccatcagctgctggaggaagtctTTCTGATAATGATCGGTCTAGGCAGCGGTCATATGAATATctcagaatatcattaggaatcgttttattgactttttttgaCAGTcttgtttggttctaccctaggtctttGAGCCATGCAGTTTCAGATCCTCAATCTTGGCCATCTAGGCAATGGGTACCCACTCATGGTGCCTCAGGTTAGACCAGTCACTCCCACCATGGCCCAGCATATCTTGAAGGTGAGGCAGGTTGTGGGTTGTAtttcccagtcccaccactgggaTCCTAGTCTGGTTAGATAAGACGGCCTTTTCAGGTTCTCTATCACCAGAAGTCCTTGCTATGGTCAATCTCATAGGTTCCAagaagtttccattgcactagagTTACATATTGCCCTCTAAATGCCCACCCATTTCAATGGTCTCTCCTTATATTCTCTCTTTCTATCCTCCCTTACCCTCTGAGGATGGAGagtgtgggacaaagctctcactgttttctgtgcctgcctcaggatcCCATGATACAGCCTCAAGATTACAGGGGGTCAGTCACATGAGTTTGCCTCCTGTGATTTTTTCCCCATGCAAATACAGCATTGCCAGCACCCGTGTCCCAGCCAATGACATGCATTCATCCTCAAAGCCTCTCCCACTGCCTAAGGTTTGTAAGTCCttatttcacatgaaataaatgggCCAACAGTATCTATTTCATCAACGGCCATCTGAGACTTGCttattctgggaaaaaaaagggCTTCTCTTCTCCCCAAAGAACTCACTACTGGACCCCTGGGCTTGACAGCCTCTGCTGCCACTGAAGTTTACCCTACTACAGTGAGCTCAGTGCTTTTCTTCAGGAATGAACCACTGACCACCACTAAGCAGCCACTAGACCTGCACTCCAGCTGCCCAAGCACAAGGTTTCGCCTGCCCTTTCTGCCATAAGTATGGTGGATTAACTGAAGGGCTGGAACACTGCAGTATCACTGCTGGCTTTGGAACCCCTgggtttccactgctgtctggCATAGGTACTCTCATTTAAAAAGATaactgaaggagaaataaacatgttttttttttttgtttagatcacaaatgGGGCATGGGAAAatacttgtgagagagcaggtgatgtttatccccttagaagtcaaaccaccatgtgggagagattggttattaaccagctgaaaaaatccttgaacaaattctgagaggaggtataaaaatgagccaaaaataagaggcggggcctttggagacttgggatagttttggctgtttatcactgcactttgagatgctcttagagagaactgctcaaaggaaggctttggggctcggggctctggctgaggttctgggttctggttgctccagttTCCAGCataagaaatcctgctgactatgccaggagaattgttcctcaaaactcatatccttatggtttcattattgtattctttaatcttcttttcctattgtttaggttagttgggttataagtgatgtactctcagttaataagttcataataaaatatatttgttaagaaaattgagcctatggATAACTGTAACACAGTGGAAAAACACGTTTACACATCTCCTGTGAGATGAGGAGTCTAGGACACAAACCTCACTTTATGCCCTCTAGCTGATCCTAAGGGAAGTGAAACATGAGACTCGAAGATTCTGCCATTTCTATCTGGAAGCTGGCAATGACTGGACTTTCATGTGAGACAAACATGTACTTCCAGTATGGTGTTTTGTGGCAGCCCAGCACCTTGAAACACAGAACTACAAAAAGATATGGGGTAGCTGGAAATTCAGAACCacaaaaagagatgaggaagtaCACTTtatgctcatcaaaggaaaaaaaaaaacctaccaaaatgatgtctcaattctgaatatctatgcccctaATACAAGGACATCCACATTTTTAatagaaacattactaaagcttaaataatttgtaaaaatcaTTTGTCAAAGAAATATCACATGTTGAACCCAATAATGGTGTGGGGACTTCAATACCCCATTATCACCAGTAGGCAGATCaaggacagaaacaaaacagagaaataatgaatataaCAGATGTTGTGAACAAAATGCACTTAACcaatatctatagaacatttcaccaaagCACAAAagtatataccttcttctcaacactTCAAGCAATTGTTTCCAAAATTCTGCAAAAATTCactttgtcacaaagcaagcctcaatagatacaagaaaatggaaataacccCCTGTATCTTATCTAggacaaaaaagaagcaaatatacccaagaggagtagacagcaggaaataattcATGGCTGAAATCAGTCAATTagaaacaaaggacaatacaaagaatcaacaaaaacgagagttagttctttgagaaaatcaattaTATAGACGAACCCgtagccaaactaaaaggcagaaagatgatattcaaatttaaaaaataagaaatgaaaagaggggcataacaacagacaaagAATGAATCCTAAGAATCATCaggttttacttcaaaaacctgtgtgccacaaaattggaaaatctaaatgaaatgaacatttttcttgatagattccatttaccaaagtttTACCTCATGACCCAGGTATACCAATCCTAGGCCTACGCCCAAATACGCTCTATGACACTACAAGAAtccttgctcaactatgttcatagcagctttattcataacaactaggaactggaaacaacttagatgtctctcAATCAGGGAGCCAGAAAGCACAAGGACACCAGAACAAACCTTGTAGAGTAAACTAGCCTGGTCCTAtacatgctctttgattggtatttcagtctctgtgaatctCTATGGGACCAGGCTAAcagaaaaggttatttttaattcattggtatagaattttgtatattaatacaaaataagattatcttttatatattgatatagaCTTCAAATGTAAGACTATTttccacacacattatatatatatatatatttctactctaatatgaggtatttaaCCCATACACCTCGattataatacaaagcttacttccaatacctggaaaatgctattgcaggctaattatgataattaaatactacaagttaattgttagttgttAAAATTATGGTCTTTTCAACTACCAgaatatttttaatcacaagactATACACCCTAGGTTTGACAGACACGATCctatatatataaataaggtTAAACAGATAAGATCTTCAAAGtgtcagagacctgcagaatttgacatttaagaagcttttaatatctcagagatttttttttttttacaacaagacaggttaactgcTGGCAACACAAAGCCTACTtcaagatgatgagcatcaaagatccttCTTATAGAGATGGCTTGAAATGTGGCAcaccagccactgggtaaaacATACTCatttctgcaacagacagaattctgcctaaaaatgggcaagcttggatataggcagagttgacagccaaactctgtcgagacagggtaagcaagtcctcaatagttcctgtctcacaaatatgtctgtcagctatgttgggctagaaggctgaagatgatgctccaatgttatagagagtttgggtgactgttcaggcagcaaaatgcctcagtcattttttccttctcagtttggaaggtgctaacctgtacttctggttcactcaagtaattaagtttcattccttctcgagtctctgatggggttgaagatcagctagtttagtcttacaaatTACCTTAGctatttaggagttaagatgtttttaggtctatatagaggtttgagttgacagagatgagatatggtagatattgattctcattcagaatttaagacttactaagataggaaagatgttttctacaaggttgccaaatgcaattaaccaaacaccttgaatgtaacattcatatgatccctgactGTTTCACGTTTTTTTTTAGCTGTATGTGATTTTTCTAcctatgtgtaattatataaacgTATacgccaaaaaataaaataaaatctaaaaaaaaaatactgtgggCTTTCTATAATACCTTTAACTCAcaattaacttttttatttttatttttaattatttatttattttttacaattaacTTTTTATCAGATAGAGAATAATTCACTTCTGGAGATATATccaagtatttaaaattttttttcaggtttaacatgtattacttttaaaacattttgttaattttaatattttctaaataataatgttactgcttatttttcttttgttattgacTAAAGCTATGAAAAGATGTAGGAAGATGTGTGGAAAAAGGCATGAGTGGGAAACAGAGGAGTTATGACAGAAAAGGATCATTTCTAGAGACAGACTTCAAAACCTAGAACCACAATATTAAAGATTCTAGTGGTAGAAGATTCATTGTCTAGAAccagaagtagaaaaatatgctctgatgtaaaattatttatgacAAGTCAGTGGATTATACATATGCTATCATACAATAAGCTTAATGAGGGTCATGCGTAATCATAGTCCATTTAAGGATTTAACTTCAATATTAATTAAAGTGCACATGATTCCTGAAGTCTTCAACTGCTGCAGAGGTGTAATTGTACAACGTACGAAGAATATCttagtatatttaaatttaatctgAGCTTTTTTAGATATGAATTCAGATCCTTATTTTTCCCTTCAGAAGGCTTGGCTTACATAATTAATCTCTATGAATCTAATCGACATTTCTGCTGTACTTTATCCAAATCatttgaaacagatttttttccctatggTGATATAAAACAATAGTGATCatcaaaatttttaaacataatgGTTATAAAGAATTTTGGCCCCGTTATTCTTGGAACAGCCTCATATCATGACAACTTTAAGTCCCTGACACTAAGTACTTACAGGGACCCTCTAGGTGAACCAGGGTGATGCTGAAGGAAACAGAACTCACCATTGAAGGATGCAGTGTGCTCAGGAGCGAGAGGATGCTCTTTAGGAAACTGATGAAGAGACTTTGAagagttacattttattttgtatgcacaGTCTTTATATTACATTATGTCATATAGTCTTCTGGGTTAATATTTTCCTTAGCAATATTGCTGTACTTTCCAACTTCTTCTATTTTCAATTATACCATAGAACACATATCCAAAAGGTGCACGTTAGTGATCATGTCACAAGTTTTCTTTCTAGCTCATGAATTTAAATATGCTCAGGTTAACACACACCAAAGAATAATATTCTAAATAAAGATGTGAACAATATCTGGTTCAGTCtctaatcattaaaaaaaatcagctttgtACAGTATTTTGGGGGATAATTCACAATGTAGGATTCCTGGAGACTTTCTGTTAACCTCAGTGCAGCAGTGACTTCTCAGGAGAAGCTATCGAGTTTTTAGTAGACTTATAACATTGTAAGTTCTTtgtccttaaaaaataaaaacaagttatttaGAGCACAGCACAGTGCAATGGGTGGGAAGTTCCAAGAGTGGCACTCAcagttcctttttattattttgtgatgaatttgggtatttttttctaGAGAGATGTAAACAAGTGATATTAATTAACTTCAAGAACGATGGACACATGCAGTtgtcagcatcagcaccacttGCTACAGAAATAATTAGAGGAAAGAGAGTCCATCAAATctcatttt contains:
- the LOC127210431 gene encoding olfactory receptor 6C1, translating into MRNHTETTEFVLLGLSDDPKLQVVIFVFLFITYTLSITGNLTIITLTLMDSHLQTPMYFFLRNFSVLEVSFTTVCIPKFLGTIISGDKTISFNNCIAQLFFFILLGVTEFYLLAAMSYDRYIAICKPLHYLTIMSQRVCTMVVFACWLVSFLIIFPALMLLLRLDYCGSNIIDHFTCDYFPLLQLSCSDTKFLESMGFSCAVFTLMFTLALIFLSYMCIIRTVVKIPSASQRTKAFSTCSSHMIVISISYGSCIFMYIKPSAADRASLTKGVAVLNTSVAPMLNPFIYSLRNQQVKQAFVNMARKMVAFTKFMK